AGGAACCCGATGGTTAAATTTTAATTTTACGTTCCTGACTCGAAAAGGGGAGGTCGGCGCCCGAATGTTCGCGGGACGCTTCATTAGGCTTTTTATGAAAGGAGATGGATAAGACCATGTCGTTTTATTCCTTTGTCGAAGGTCCTTTATTATGGATCGCCATTTTGACGTTCATTATCGGCAGTCTGATTCAGGCTGTCTTGTTTTTTTCCCTTTCTCGGAAAAAGGATAAGATCATTTATGAACATTTCAGCCTGAAATACGTGCTTGCGACGTTTTTCAAGTGGCTGCTTCCCATAAATAGAACCGTCGGCAAGAATCCGATTTTTACGATTCTTGGGTACATTTTCCACATATGTCTGATCGTGGTGCCCATCTGGCTGGCGGGTCACATCATGCTTTGGGAGGAGTCCCGATTCGAATGGTATTGGACGCCGATACCCGATTCCCTCGCCGACTGGATGACCCTGATTTTTCTGGCCATCGCCGTTTTCTTCTTGCTGAGACGACTCATTTCCCCCGACATTCGACTGATTTCAACCTTTTCCGATTATTTCCTGCTTGTTGTAACCGCGCTGCCCTATGCTACCGGTTACTTTCTGACGCATGGGACGCTTGATCATGTCGCTTTTCTTTCGGGGAATATGCAATTGATTCATATGCTTTCAGGAGAGCTCATGCTGATCCTGATCCCTTTCACTAAGCTGTCTCATTTCATACTCTTTTTCTTTTCCAGGGCGTCTACGGGTATCGAGTTTGGGCGGAGAGGTTATTCTGTCTAGGCCAATAACACTTTTATCAGTTTCAAAATAATCCTTATGGGAGATTCATAGGTATGAACGAAATCAATGCTCAGAAGGTCAATGACTTTTTGAAAACCCGGATTGGGGCGCGTTTCAAGACCTGGTTGAAGATTTGTACTCATTGCGGGATGTGCGCCGACACCTGTCATTTCTATCGCGCCAACGACAAAGATCCTAAGATGATTCCTTCTTACAAGGTACGATTCTTATTAGATATTTTGAAGAAAAAAGGCAAAGTAGATAAAGAGTACCTGGATAAAGTGTATTCCACAGTATACCACGAGTGCAACATGTGTCGACGATGCACTCACTACTGTCCTTTCGGCATCGACATTGCATTGCTGATTTCACTCCTCAGGGCGATGCTGTTCGACCAGAACATCGCTCCGGAAGGATTGCGCAAAGCCATCGAGAATTACCGGCAGTTCGGGAACCAGATGGCCGTTACCGATGAAGATTGGGTAGATACCATCCAGTGGTGCGAGGAGGAAACGGCGGAGGAGCTCGTGGGCCTCACAATCCCCATCGATAAAGTGGGCGCCAAAATGCTGTATACCGTCAACGCACGGGAGCCGATGTTCTATCCTCAGGATATGATGGAGGCTGCGAAGATCTTCTATGTGGCGGGAGAAGACTACACCTATTCCAGCAAACCCGGCTGGGACGATACGAACCTCGCCATGTTTTGCGGTGATGTGAAGACGGCGCGCACCATCGTTGAGAACACCTTCAAAAGAGCGGATGAATTGGAGGTGCAGCAAGTCGGGGTTACCGAATGAGGCCACGCCTACCGAGCGCTTCGGTTCGAAGCGCCTACCTGGCTGGGATACACTCCGAAACAAGAAGTGATTCATTCGGTCGAGCTTTTTCACGACTATATCAAGGAAGGCAGGATTAAGCTCAGGGAGAAAATCAAAGAGCCTACCACGGTCCAAGACCCTTGCAACGTGGTGCGCAGCGGCGGCCTGGCGGCAAAGAACCAGGCTCTGGCCGACATGATCTCCGAAGACTTCCGCCCCATGAGAAATCAGGGAAACTACAATTTCTGCTGCGGAGGCGGCGGCGGCGCCATGCCCATGGGCGGCGAAATGCGCAAGCACCGTCTGAAATGCGGAAAAGTCAAAGCCGATCAGATCAAGGAGACGGGCGCCAAGGTTGTATTCGTTCCCTGCCACAACTGTATCGATCAGATCAGGGACCTTTCAAAAGAATATGATCTGGGCATCAAAGCGATTCACTACAAGGAAGCGATTTCGGAACTCATGGAGATCCCGGAGCACATGATTCCGAAAGAAGAAGGGGAAGCAGGGGAGGAATAGAAGAACCTGGACGGAGCCGGAAGGTTTGATCTCAGCGTCCTGTGTTCCCTGAGAACGACGGCCCGGTATAGGCCACGTCGGATAGACCCCGCCGGGCATCGAGGGGGCCGGCGTCGTCTTATTACCGGATTTGTCGCACAGCCGGAACGCATGACGGCAATGACTGCGAAAGTTCAACTCAGGTTCAGCCGGGTTTCAGTGATACTGAAGAGCCCTTCTTGAATGACGTGAGGAGAAAGCGCGCCCCTGAATCGATGTAACCGCTTTGTCCGTTCATTCCCACAAGGCCGCCGAAGGTGCGAACCCATTGAGTCGATCTTTTAAGATCCATCATAGCCTCAGTTTTCGCTTGATTTTCTGGGTGGGTGTGATCTTGTTGATCACTATAAGTATTTGGGCCTATTTCAACATCGAATACCAGAAAAAGAAGGCCTTGCACCGTGTGGCCTTGGAAGCGGAACGACTGGGCAACACGATCAAACTGGGGACGCACTATGCGATGATGCTCAACTCCAGGACCGATATCAATCAGATCATCAACAACATCGCGCGGCAGGAGGGCATCCGGAACATCCGTATATACAACAAGGATGGTGAGGTCAAGTTTTCCAACACGAGCGCGGAAGTCAATCAGACTACCGATATCAAAGCCGAAGCTTGCAATGTCTGCCATCAGACTCAACCGCCTCTGGATGAAGTCGAACTGATGCGACGGACGCGCATTTTCCGTTCGCCTTCGAACGACAGAGTGTTGGGTATTCTCAGTCCGATCTATAATGAGACCGGGTGTTCCGCCGTACCCTGCCATTTCCATCCTGAGGACAAGAGAATATTGGGACTCCTCGATGTGGTCTTTTCCTTGGAAGATACGGATGCGGAAATCCTGGCCTATGAAAAAGGCATCATTGGGCTTGCCCTCGCCGCTTTCATAGGGGCATCGAGTATCATAGCCCTATTCATCCTCCGATTCGTCAATCGCCCCATCAAGAACCTGATCACGGGTACACGCCACATCGGGGAAGGGGATTTCAGCTACGAGTTGGATGTTGCCCCGAAGGACGAGATAGGAGAACTAGCGTTGGCCACCAATAAGATGAGGAAAAGAATTCACGAAAAGCAAACGGAGCTGAACAAGCAAAGAGAAGTGTATCAGAGTCTGTTCGAGCAGGTACCCTGTTACGTAACGGTGCAGGACCGTAACCTCAGGCTCCTGAGATACAACCGGGAATTCGAAGAGAAATTCAGTCCCGAAATGGGCGACTATTGCTATAAGGCATACAAGAACCGAAATGAAAGGTGCGATGTATGTCCGGTTATGAGCACGTTCGAAGACGGTCAACCCCATACCAGCGAAGAGACGGGGGTCAAGAAGGACGGCAGTAAATCCTACTGGATGGTGAGAACCTCTCCGATCAAAGGCCCCACGGGAGAGGTGATCGCCGCCCTCGAGATGTCCCTTGATGTAACGGAGATCAAATGGCTGCAGGACGAAGCCAGAAGATCTGAAGAAAGATACCGGACATTTTTCAACACCATACCGAGCCCGGTATTTGTCCTGGATTCGAATGACCTTGAAATAATTGACTGCAACGATAGCGTGGCGGCTGTTTACGGGTATTCAAGAGATGAAATACTTGGTACTTCATTTATGGATCTATTCTCCGGAGGCGATCGCGATCAGTACATTTCGGAGTTGAAATCCACGGGCGCCATCGTTCAAGCCAAACACAATACCAAAGACGGAAGAACCATTTTCGTAAACATGAGACTTTCGCCATCCGACTATAAGGGCCGGAAAGTCTTCCTGGTCACATCCAGCGACATCACAAAACGATTGATGGCGGAACAACAACTCATACAGGCTGGCAAAATGGCTACGTTAGGCGAAATGGCCACTGGCATGGCCCACGAGTTGAATCAGCCGCTCACCGTGATGAAGACCGCCAGCAATAACTGCAAGCCGATTCTCCATGTATAATGGCCGATTCCAACCGGTTGGAACAGGTGTTCATAAACCTCCTTACCAACGCCAGGGATGCGATTGAAGAAAAATGGGCGGCGGGAAACCACAGCGGAGAAATAAAAACCATTTTTTTGCGAACACGCTCGACCGAAGACACGGTAGTCATCGAGGTCGAGGACACCGGGGCCGGCATTCCCGAAGCTATCAGGGAGAAGATCTTCGAGCCTTTTTTTACCACAAAGAAAGTGGGAACCGGCACCGGTCTGGGACTTTCCATCAGCTACGGCATTGTTCAGGACTATGAAGGCAGCATTGACGCGAAATCCACACCCGGAAGGGGATCTATATTCATCCTCCGGTTTCCCGAAGCGCGCGAGGCTTGATGGCTCGAAAAATTCTATTGGTGGACGACGAAGAGGGGATTCGAAAGGTCCTGAGCATTTCCCTCGAGGACAGCGGGTACCAGGTATTTTCGGCCAAGAGCGGCGAGGAGGCTCTCGATCTTTTCAGGGAGATCAAGCCTCCTATTGTACTCACAGACATCAAGATGCCGGGTATGGATGGCATCCAGCTGCTCCGTAGAGTCAAAGAGGACGCTCCCGATACGGAAGTGATCATGATCACGGGACACGGCGACATGGGCTTGGCCATTCAGAGTCTGAAGTTCGACGCCACCGATTTCATTACGAAACCGATTAATGACGAAGCCCTCGAAATCGCTCTGAAACGAGCCAACGAGAGAATCTATTTAAGGAAACAGCTAAGAGAATATACGGAAAACCTGGAAAGGCTCGTTGAAGAAAAAACAAAGCAGCTTCTGGAAGCGGAAAGACTGGCGGCGGTCGGGCAGACGGTGGCGGGATTGGCGCATACCATCAAGAACATCGCTTCAGGCCTGACAGGCGGCGGTTTTGTGTTGGAAAAGGGGATCGAGCTGAACCAACGGCAGTACCTGATCAACGGCTGGCAAATGATCAGGGGCAACGTGGAACGCATTAAGCGCATGGCGCTCGATCTCTTGAACTTTGCCAAACAAAGAGAACCCGATTACCAGCTGTGCGATCCAAACGCACCGCTCAAAGAGGTGCTCCAGCTGATGTTGCCCCGCTCCCAGGAGTATGGAGTCGAGCTGCAACTCGAGTCGGACGATCGGCTACCCAAAGCGTGGTTCGATCCGGAGGCCATACAGGCCTGCATTTTGGACCTGACCACGAACGCTATCGACGCGTGCATAGATTTCAACTGCGCGTCGGGGACCCGCACCGTCCTTCTGCGTTCACGTCAAAGCGACGGCTGGGCTGTGGAATACCGGGTCGAAGACAACGGATGCGGGATGGATGACGACACAAAGGCCAGGGTATTTCAGAATTTCTTCAGCACAAAGGGAAGCCAGGGAACCGGGCTCGGCTTGATGATTACGAAGAAAATCGTGGATGAACATGGAGGCGCCATTACATTTGAATCTGAAAAAGGAAAAGGCACGAAGTTCATCATCAAGCTGCCTTTGAGAGCAGGGGCCACTGAGGAGGCTCGGAAAAACGAAAGTTAAAACTTCAGGAAGGAGTCTGCCATGATAGAATACAAGAACATCCTTTTTTGCACTGATTTTTCGGAGGACGCCAACATCGCGTTTCTCCATGCGCTGGATCTGGCAAAGAAACATGGGGCACGGTTGCATATCCTGCACATTCCGCATTCTTCCTACTCCTATATGCGGCACGTGGTCGACGAGCATATACCGGAAGGCTCGCCCGGCGACGAGTCTTTTTTCAACGAAGAGGTCAAAAAGAAGGCCATAGAAGCGTTGAAGAAAGAGTATGACGCCCGTTTGAGCGGGTTCAGCAATTACACAATGGTGGTCAAAGTGGGTTCCCCGGACATCGAGATCGTCCGCTACGCCAAAAAGAACGATATCGACGTGATCGTGATGGGAGCCCTCGGAAAATCGGAACAGGACCGGATTGAACATGGCAGCACGGTCGCCAATGTGTCCAAGTACGCGCATTGCCACGTGATTGCCATAAGGAATCCGGCCAAACGGTTTACTTTACCCGGGCAGATGTACTAAGGCGGCCAGACACAAATCAACGGAGGATCAAAACCATGGCGAAAAAAATTCTGGTCGTGGACGACGAGCTGGATATGAGGACGTATGTGACCACGTTGCTGGAAACAAGCGGTTTTCACCCCATCGCGGCCAAGGACGGCGTACAAGGATTGGAACTGGCCCGCAAGAACAAGCCGGCCCTCATCATTCTGGATGTGATGATGCCCATGGAAAGCGGGATCAACATGTACCGGGAATTGAAAAAGGATCCGTCCCTGAAAGACACTCCGGTCATTATGCTTTCAGGTCTGTCCAAGAAAACCTTCTACCATTCTCAGAAGGTCCTGGACGAGTACAAGGGAGAACAGATCCCCGAACCTCAGGCCTACATTGAAAAACCGCCGGAGCCGGACGAGCTTCTGATGGCCGTTAACAAGTGTTTTGAAAAGAGCGCCTAAACCGGAACCCCGATCTGAATGGCGACCGGCCTGCTTCCGGTTCGGGAAATTGGACGCCTCCTTACGCGTACCCCTCTTTCAAGCGTATGTGTGTTTGATTTCGGAAAGAACAGTGTCAGATGAGAACTAGTCTTAAAAGCGGCGCGGCTCCGAAGGAGCCGCAAATCGACCAATTCATTCGTTACGAGCAATTGTGGTCTTTGCTGGTGGATCTGCGGGTAGGCGTATTCACGGTGGACGCCCATCGCAAGATCACTTCCTTCAACAAAGCCGCGGAACTAATGACCGGGTATAAGGAAGAAGAAGTCATTGGCAGGTTCTGTCACGAGGTTTTTCTGAACGAGCTTTGCTACGGCGAGTGCAAGTATCATGAAGCGGTGCTGGCCGAGCAGAAAACCCTGAGTTTCGACGTGGAGATCGTAGACTCCCGCAATGAACGACAAATGGTCACCAAGATCGTTACGCCGCTCTACGATGCGAATCAGAATACCATGGGCTGCATGGAGATTTTCCAGGATCGCTCCACGTTCGAAGAATTGATCAACCGCATACGCTACGATCAGCAACAACTTAAAATCATCCTTAACAATCTCGATATCGGGATACTCACGGTCACCCGGGGCAATCTCATTTCATTCTTCAACACCATGGCGGAATCCATCTCCGGCTTCAACCGAAAAGAGGTGCTCGGAAAGCCGCTCTCTACCGTGCTCGGCAACGAGGCGGGCCGAAGTGTCTCATTAATGCAGCAATGCATCGAAACCGGCAAATCCCATTCCAATAACAAGGGCTGGATAACGAGCAGAACCGGTGACCCTATCCCGATCCGGGCCAACTACATGGCCCTCAGAAACGACCATGGGAAGATCGTCGGGGGACTGGCCACCGTTCAGGACCTTTCCTTGATCGACCACCTCAGCCGGGCCATTTCAAAGCGTTACACGTTTGCCGATATGGTGGGCAAAGATCCTTCCATGCAAAAAATCTTCCAAATCATCCCGGTAATCGCCGCCAGTGAAGCTACGGTGCTGATCGAGGGCCCTACCGGTACCGGCAAAGATCTTCTCGCCCAAGTTATTCATAACCAGAGTAATCGTAAGAACAAGCCGATGGTTAAGGTAAACTGCGCGGCGCTTCCCGACAATCTCCTCGAATCGGAAATGTTCGGATATGCGAAAGGAGCTTTCACGGGAGCGGACAAGGACAAGCCCGGAAGATTCCAGGAGGCGGACGGCGGCACCATATTCCTGGACGAGATCGGAGATCTTCCGCTGTCCCTTCAAGCTAAGTTGCTCCGCGTTTTAGAGGACAAGGAGTTCTATCCTCTGGGAAGCCGGAAGACGACCAAGGTCAACGTTCGAATCATAGCCGCCACAAACCAGGGGCTGGAAAGATTGGTTAAGGAAAAGCGATTCCGCGAGGACCTGTTCTACAGGCTCAATGTGATCAGGATGGAAATGCCCCCTCTGAAACAACGTAAGGGAGACCTCCCTCTGCTGATCGACCATATTGTCAAGAGCCTGGGAGCCAGGAGAAAAACCGGCCCGATCCGCATTGCGGAAGATGCGATGGAGATCCTTCTGAATCATGATTACCCCGGGAATATACGAGAGCTGGAAAATATTCTGGTGCATGCCCTAATCCTATGCGAGGAAGGCGTGATCGAACGCAGGCACTTGCCCCTGTCGCTTCAGAAAGGCGTTTCCGAGCCCGCGCCCTCCGATGCGTCGTCTAAAGACGCCGCCGCTACGCCCCACTTGAGTGAACGGGAACTCCTTGT
The Deltaproteobacteria bacterium genome window above contains:
- a CDS encoding nitrate reductase, with protein sequence MSFYSFVEGPLLWIAILTFIIGSLIQAVLFFSLSRKKDKIIYEHFSLKYVLATFFKWLLPINRTVGKNPIFTILGYIFHICLIVVPIWLAGHIMLWEESRFEWYWTPIPDSLADWMTLIFLAIAVFFLLRRLISPDIRLISTFSDYFLLVVTALPYATGYFLTHGTLDHVAFLSGNMQLIHMLSGELMLILIPFTKLSHFILFFFSRASTGIEFGRRGYSV
- a CDS encoding (Fe-S)-binding protein; amino-acid sequence: MNEINAQKVNDFLKTRIGARFKTWLKICTHCGMCADTCHFYRANDKDPKMIPSYKVRFLLDILKKKGKVDKEYLDKVYSTVYHECNMCRRCTHYCPFGIDIALLISLLRAMLFDQNIAPEGLRKAIENYRQFGNQMAVTDEDWVDTIQWCEEETAEELVGLTIPIDKVGAKMLYTVNAREPMFYPQDMMEAAKIFYVAGEDYTYSSKPGWDDTNLAMFCGDVKTARTIVENTFKRADELEVQQVGVTE
- a CDS encoding (Fe-S)-binding protein, which produces MIHSVELFHDYIKEGRIKLREKIKEPTTVQDPCNVVRSGGLAAKNQALADMISEDFRPMRNQGNYNFCCGGGGGAMPMGGEMRKHRLKCGKVKADQIKETGAKVVFVPCHNCIDQIRDLSKEYDLGIKAIHYKEAISELMEIPEHMIPKEEGEAGEE
- a CDS encoding response regulator yields the protein MARKILLVDDEEGIRKVLSISLEDSGYQVFSAKSGEEALDLFREIKPPIVLTDIKMPGMDGIQLLRRVKEDAPDTEVIMITGHGDMGLAIQSLKFDATDFITKPINDEALEIALKRANERIYLRKQLREYTENLERLVEEKTKQLLEAERLAAVGQTVAGLAHTIKNIASGLTGGGFVLEKGIELNQRQYLINGWQMIRGNVERIKRMALDLLNFAKQREPDYQLCDPNAPLKEVLQLMLPRSQEYGVELQLESDDRLPKAWFDPEAIQACILDLTTNAIDACIDFNCASGTRTVLLRSRQSDGWAVEYRVEDNGCGMDDDTKARVFQNFFSTKGSQGTGLGLMITKKIVDEHGGAITFESEKGKGTKFIIKLPLRAGATEEARKNES
- a CDS encoding universal stress protein; translation: MIEYKNILFCTDFSEDANIAFLHALDLAKKHGARLHILHIPHSSYSYMRHVVDEHIPEGSPGDESFFNEEVKKKAIEALKKEYDARLSGFSNYTMVVKVGSPDIEIVRYAKKNDIDVIVMGALGKSEQDRIEHGSTVANVSKYAHCHVIAIRNPAKRFTLPGQMY
- a CDS encoding response regulator; this translates as MAKKILVVDDELDMRTYVTTLLETSGFHPIAAKDGVQGLELARKNKPALIILDVMMPMESGINMYRELKKDPSLKDTPVIMLSGLSKKTFYHSQKVLDEYKGEQIPEPQAYIEKPPEPDELLMAVNKCFEKSA
- a CDS encoding sigma 54-interacting transcriptional regulator; translated protein: MRTSLKSGAAPKEPQIDQFIRYEQLWSLLVDLRVGVFTVDAHRKITSFNKAAELMTGYKEEEVIGRFCHEVFLNELCYGECKYHEAVLAEQKTLSFDVEIVDSRNERQMVTKIVTPLYDANQNTMGCMEIFQDRSTFEELINRIRYDQQQLKIILNNLDIGILTVTRGNLISFFNTMAESISGFNRKEVLGKPLSTVLGNEAGRSVSLMQQCIETGKSHSNNKGWITSRTGDPIPIRANYMALRNDHGKIVGGLATVQDLSLIDHLSRAISKRYTFADMVGKDPSMQKIFQIIPVIAASEATVLIEGPTGTGKDLLAQVIHNQSNRKNKPMVKVNCAALPDNLLESEMFGYAKGAFTGADKDKPGRFQEADGGTIFLDEIGDLPLSLQAKLLRVLEDKEFYPLGSRKTTKVNVRIIAATNQGLERLVKEKRFREDLFYRLNVIRMEMPPLKQRKGDLPLLIDHIVKSLGARRKTGPIRIAEDAMEILLNHDYPGNIRELENILVHALILCEEGVIERRHLPLSLQKGVSEPAPSDASSKDAAATPHLSERELLVQILVRHHWNRGETARELGIDRTTLWRKMKKYHVLPS